The following proteins come from a genomic window of Natronosalvus vescus:
- a CDS encoding glycoside hydrolase family 13 protein, with the protein MTISRAAVHHRPKSNYAYAYDESTVHVRLRTKRGDVDRCTLLHGDKFDWPGTASRTPMERLGSDERFDYWQVAVQPPYRRLCYAFRLEDDEEALWLTEWGLESVDENDFPTAGEQRPLHYFEFPFVNPVDVHDPPEWAKDAVFYQLFPERFANGDPERSPNNVEEWGGQPKRDNFFGGDLQGIIDNLDYIANLGVTALYLTPVFESTSNHKYNTTDYLRIDPHFGDEETLCRLVDEAHDRDIRVMLDAVFNHCGRQFEPFQDVLEHGEESEYADWFHIKEFPIEFEPRPNYDAFAFEPYMPKLNTENPEVKSHLLDVATYWIETADIDGWRLDVANEVDHEFWREFRREVKVIKPETYILGETWHDSSAWLEGDQFDSVMNYPFSYATYDFLATDDIDATTFAEKNTAFTFRYSEQVTDVLFNLLSSHDTPRMLHRCDGDEDRLRLAFFLQLTSPGTPCLYYGDEVGMTGGHDPDCRRTTIWDEDEQNRELRSFVSELIDLRHDHRPLRRGRLRFDEAQCGDDLLVYQRVGSEATATVAINRGADALEVRVTDDDAELLFTVGDTSLETENDTWTVPGSSGAVWIQND; encoded by the coding sequence ATGACTATCTCTCGAGCGGCCGTCCATCACCGGCCGAAGAGCAATTACGCCTACGCGTACGACGAATCGACCGTACACGTTCGGCTGCGTACGAAGCGCGGCGATGTCGACCGCTGTACGCTCCTCCACGGGGACAAGTTCGACTGGCCCGGAACCGCCTCCAGGACGCCCATGGAGCGCCTCGGAAGCGACGAACGTTTCGACTACTGGCAGGTCGCCGTGCAGCCGCCGTACCGACGCCTTTGTTATGCCTTCAGGCTCGAGGACGACGAGGAGGCGCTGTGGCTCACCGAGTGGGGGCTCGAGTCGGTCGACGAGAATGACTTTCCCACTGCTGGCGAACAGCGACCGTTGCACTACTTCGAGTTCCCGTTCGTGAACCCGGTCGACGTTCACGACCCCCCGGAGTGGGCCAAAGACGCCGTCTTCTACCAGCTCTTTCCCGAACGGTTCGCTAACGGTGATCCCGAGCGCAGCCCGAACAACGTTGAGGAGTGGGGCGGCCAGCCGAAACGGGACAACTTCTTCGGCGGCGACCTCCAGGGAATCATCGACAACCTCGACTATATAGCGAACCTCGGGGTGACCGCACTGTATCTGACGCCGGTGTTCGAATCGACGTCGAATCACAAGTACAACACGACCGACTACCTGCGGATCGACCCCCACTTCGGTGACGAGGAGACGCTGTGTCGGCTGGTAGATGAAGCCCACGACCGTGACATCCGCGTCATGCTGGACGCCGTGTTCAACCACTGTGGCCGGCAGTTCGAGCCGTTCCAGGACGTCTTGGAACACGGCGAGGAATCGGAATACGCCGACTGGTTCCACATCAAGGAGTTCCCCATCGAATTCGAGCCTCGTCCGAACTACGACGCCTTCGCGTTCGAGCCGTACATGCCGAAACTCAACACCGAGAACCCCGAGGTCAAATCGCACCTCCTCGACGTCGCCACCTACTGGATCGAAACCGCCGACATCGACGGCTGGCGACTCGACGTCGCCAACGAGGTCGACCACGAGTTCTGGCGAGAGTTCCGACGGGAGGTCAAGGTGATCAAACCCGAGACCTACATTCTCGGGGAAACGTGGCACGACTCGAGCGCCTGGCTGGAAGGTGACCAGTTCGACTCGGTGATGAACTACCCGTTCAGTTACGCGACCTACGACTTTCTGGCGACCGACGACATCGATGCGACCACGTTCGCCGAGAAGAACACCGCCTTCACGTTCCGGTACTCCGAGCAGGTCACTGACGTCCTCTTCAACCTCCTGAGCAGCCACGATACGCCGCGGATGCTTCACCGCTGTGACGGCGACGAAGACCGGCTCAGGTTGGCGTTTTTCCTCCAGTTGACTTCGCCGGGCACGCCGTGTCTCTACTACGGCGACGAGGTGGGTATGACCGGCGGCCACGATCCGGACTGCCGTCGAACGACGATCTGGGACGAAGACGAGCAAAATCGGGAGCTTCGATCGTTCGTCTCGGAACTCATCGATCTTCGACACGACCACCGTCCGCTTCGACGTGGACGGCTTCGATTCGACGAAGCGCAGTGTGGTGACGACCTGCTCGTGTACCAACGAGTGGGATCCGAGGCGACGGCCACCGTTGCAATCAACCGTGGCGCGGACGCGCTCGAGGTGCGCGTTACGGACGACGACGCGGAGTTGCTATTTACCGTCGGTGACACGTCTCTCGAGACCGAGAACGACACCTGGACGGTACCCGGTTCGTCGGGAGCCGTGTGGATCCAAAACGATTGA
- a CDS encoding TIGR03557 family F420-dependent LLM class oxidoreductase — MVQFGYTLSSEEHGPDRLVDLAVRAEEAGFDFISISDHFHPWVSAQGESPFVWSTLGAIARETDEIEIGVGVTCPIIRIHPVNVAHAVATIQVMADGRFTFGVGTGENLNEHVTGERWPEHQVRLEMLDESMHVMRELWTGENVSYHGEHYTVENAKLFTVPEEIPAIVVSAFGPKTARMAAAKGDGLWCSGPKADVVEAYEEAGGEGPTYTQLHNCYAETEEEAIDTVYELWPNGSIPGELGQELPSPAHFEQAAELVEREDVVESGAVTGPDPEAHVESLQAAIDAGYDHVYVHQIGDEQERAIAFYEEVILPEVR; from the coding sequence ATGGTTCAGTTCGGCTACACGCTCTCGAGTGAAGAACACGGCCCCGATCGCCTCGTCGACCTCGCTGTCAGGGCCGAGGAGGCGGGCTTCGACTTCATATCTATCTCGGATCACTTCCACCCGTGGGTCTCCGCCCAGGGTGAATCGCCGTTCGTCTGGAGCACCCTTGGCGCAATTGCCCGCGAGACTGACGAGATCGAGATCGGCGTCGGCGTCACCTGTCCGATCATCCGGATCCACCCGGTCAACGTCGCCCACGCCGTCGCGACGATACAGGTGATGGCCGACGGCCGGTTCACCTTCGGCGTCGGCACGGGCGAGAACCTGAACGAGCACGTCACCGGCGAACGCTGGCCCGAACACCAGGTTCGCCTCGAGATGCTCGATGAGTCGATGCACGTCATGCGCGAACTCTGGACGGGCGAGAACGTCAGCTACCACGGCGAACACTACACCGTCGAGAACGCGAAACTGTTCACCGTCCCCGAGGAGATTCCGGCAATCGTCGTCTCGGCGTTCGGCCCGAAAACGGCCCGGATGGCCGCCGCGAAGGGCGACGGACTGTGGTGTTCCGGTCCGAAAGCGGACGTCGTCGAGGCGTACGAGGAGGCCGGCGGCGAGGGGCCGACGTACACGCAACTGCATAACTGCTACGCCGAAACCGAGGAGGAGGCGATCGACACCGTCTACGAACTGTGGCCGAACGGGTCGATTCCGGGTGAACTCGGCCAGGAGCTCCCCTCACCGGCGCACTTCGAACAGGCCGCAGAACTGGTCGAACGGGAGGACGTCGTCGAGAGTGGAGCGGTCACCGGCCCGGATCCGGAGGCGCACGTCGAGAGCCTCCAGGCGGCGATCGACGCCGGCTACGACCACGTGTACGTCCACCAGATCGGTGACGAACAGGAGCGAGCGATCGCGTTCTACGAGGAGGTGATTCTTCCCGAGGTTCGGTGA
- a CDS encoding heme o synthase, protein MSSPPFPRPIETRSRFASLLTATVLGVYLLLIVGATTSLTDAATACTTWPTCTAPADPLSQTDLAIAWLHRIAAVLVGGLLAFTTIIALLGSTTRRVTRTLVAATILFAVQVAIGALTATLGPQALVPGLHLALGIVIFGAIVLALAWDLEIGTGSEDDQIDVSPEPIDTTESAATRTIPTNGLERVKLTAFAYFTMMKPRLMWLLCLVAAAGMALAAGDSLTPSTIVATLTGGVLAIGASGTFNHVLERDVDQQMSRTADRPLATELIPVRNALLFGAFLTAASMTVFLTINVLAAALGLVAIVFYSVIYTLVLKPNTVQNTVIGGFAGALPALIGWAAVTNEIGLPALALAGLIFLWTPAHFYNLALAYQDDYARGGFPMMPVVRGETVTRKHILYYLGATLVSAVALVWLTNLGMVYAGTVVLFGGIFLWFAVDLHFEQTERAAFRAFHASNAFLGAVLVAILVDALVLAGV, encoded by the coding sequence GTGTCATCGCCGCCGTTTCCGCGTCCGATCGAAACCAGATCGCGCTTTGCGTCGCTGCTGACAGCGACGGTTCTCGGTGTCTACCTGCTACTGATCGTCGGCGCCACCACCTCCCTCACCGACGCGGCCACCGCGTGTACGACCTGGCCGACGTGTACCGCTCCAGCCGATCCACTCAGTCAGACCGATCTCGCGATCGCGTGGCTCCACCGAATCGCAGCGGTACTCGTCGGTGGGTTGCTCGCGTTCACGACGATTATCGCCCTCCTTGGATCCACCACCCGTCGGGTGACACGCACCCTGGTCGCCGCCACTATCCTGTTCGCGGTACAGGTCGCGATCGGGGCGCTCACCGCAACGCTCGGCCCACAGGCCCTCGTCCCCGGCCTTCACCTCGCCCTGGGAATCGTCATCTTTGGTGCCATCGTCCTCGCGCTCGCCTGGGATCTCGAGATCGGAACCGGTTCCGAGGACGACCAGATCGACGTCTCGCCCGAGCCGATAGATACCACCGAGTCGGCCGCCACACGAACGATTCCAACGAACGGACTCGAGCGTGTGAAACTCACCGCCTTTGCGTACTTCACGATGATGAAGCCCCGACTCATGTGGCTGCTCTGTCTGGTCGCCGCTGCCGGAATGGCACTGGCCGCAGGCGACTCCCTCACCCCCTCGACGATCGTCGCGACGTTGACCGGTGGCGTGCTCGCCATCGGCGCGTCCGGGACGTTCAACCACGTGCTCGAGCGCGACGTCGACCAGCAGATGTCCCGAACGGCTGATCGGCCGCTCGCGACGGAGTTGATCCCGGTTCGGAACGCGTTGTTGTTCGGGGCATTCCTGACCGCCGCGTCGATGACGGTCTTCCTGACGATCAACGTGCTGGCGGCGGCGCTCGGACTGGTTGCGATCGTCTTTTACAGCGTGATCTACACGCTCGTACTCAAACCGAATACGGTACAGAACACGGTCATCGGCGGTTTCGCGGGCGCGCTCCCGGCGCTCATCGGCTGGGCCGCCGTCACGAACGAAATCGGCCTGCCGGCGCTCGCGCTTGCGGGGTTGATCTTCCTCTGGACGCCCGCCCACTTCTACAACCTCGCGCTGGCCTATCAGGACGATTACGCTCGCGGCGGCTTTCCGATGATGCCCGTCGTCAGAGGGGAGACCGTCACCCGAAAACACATCCTCTACTACCTCGGCGCGACCCTCGTCAGTGCGGTCGCGCTCGTCTGGCTCACGAACCTCGGGATGGTGTACGCCGGAACGGTCGTCCTCTTCGGCGGGATCTTCCTCTGGTTCGCCGTCGACCTCCACTTCGAACAGACCGAACGGGCGGCGTTCCGGGCGTTCCACGCCTCAAACGCCTTCCTCGGGGCAGTCCTCGTGGCGATCCTCGTCGACGCGCTCGTACTCGCGGGCGTCTGA